Proteins encoded together in one Rubripirellula reticaptiva window:
- a CDS encoding lysylphosphatidylglycerol synthase transmembrane domain-containing protein, with product MQSSAKKHAITVLKFAFPIAIVSFLVWRIEPEQWEQLTSQPKNYGLLAAALLVALGAMSMSFARWCVLVRCQGIELTMMEAFRLGSIGFLLSFVSAGSVGGDLFKAIFLAKRRPGKRVAAVASVFVDRGSGLYGLLILVACGLIFSNPSAGAETAIDLPKIKAATGLLIGVGTAVLAVLILGGRGVDRLISWGSTLPLIGGIVKTVGPPLRMFHAHPFAFGLSILMSLGVQGMLVLSMYLVARGLYPVPPTLGEHFVIVPIAMLASALPITPAGMGVLELVVDTLYRSVPAIPTDASGTLVALVFEIVKVVMAVIGTVFYWTAGAEVLDSIEEAEEVAPAEIGDAEQLSSP from the coding sequence ATGCAATCTTCTGCCAAAAAACACGCGATAACCGTCCTCAAGTTCGCTTTTCCGATCGCGATCGTCAGTTTTTTGGTGTGGCGAATCGAGCCCGAGCAGTGGGAGCAATTGACGTCTCAGCCCAAGAATTACGGCTTGCTAGCGGCCGCTTTGCTGGTGGCTCTCGGGGCGATGAGCATGTCGTTTGCCCGCTGGTGCGTGCTGGTTCGCTGTCAGGGCATCGAGCTGACGATGATGGAAGCGTTTCGGTTGGGATCGATTGGTTTTTTGCTGTCTTTCGTGTCTGCCGGGTCGGTCGGTGGCGACCTGTTCAAAGCGATTTTCTTGGCCAAACGAAGGCCCGGCAAACGAGTCGCTGCGGTCGCGTCGGTGTTCGTCGATCGTGGATCCGGGCTGTATGGGTTGCTGATTTTGGTCGCCTGTGGATTGATTTTCTCGAACCCTTCGGCAGGAGCCGAGACGGCGATCGATCTGCCCAAGATCAAGGCGGCAACTGGGTTGTTGATTGGCGTTGGCACGGCGGTGCTGGCCGTCCTGATTCTGGGCGGACGCGGCGTTGACCGACTGATCAGCTGGGGATCGACGTTGCCGCTGATTGGTGGCATCGTGAAAACCGTGGGGCCGCCGCTAAGAATGTTCCACGCTCATCCGTTCGCATTTGGGCTGTCGATTTTGATGAGTTTGGGCGTGCAGGGCATGTTGGTGCTGAGCATGTATTTGGTGGCTCGTGGTCTGTATCCGGTGCCGCCTACCTTGGGTGAGCACTTTGTGATCGTACCGATTGCCATGCTGGCGTCAGCGCTGCCGATCACGCCGGCGGGAATGGGGGTGTTGGAGCTAGTCGTTGATACGCTGTATCGCAGCGTGCCGGCGATCCCTACGGATGCCTCGGGGACGCTAGTCGCGCTCGTGTTTGAGATCGTCAAAGTGGTGATGGCGGTGATCGGGACCGTGTTTTACTGGACCGCGGGTGCGGAAGTTCTGGACAGCATCGAAGAAGCGGAAGAGGTGGCGCCGGCGGAAATTGGCGACGCCGAGCAGCTGAGCAGTCCTTAG
- a CDS encoding DUF3124 domain-containing protein: protein MSNRISDEQADKFSRQVKLVVFLFVILPIVLLAVFMEFRFRSIEQNIPYQAPSLRDEARMDIDVMPWHPVEGQRLYVPAYSHVYHQKGDPYFLTVTLNIRNTDVENEIVVSSVRYFDTGGKEVRSMLKKPLRIGPLAATEFVIEREDKVGGSGASFIVEWQAGTEVNQPLVETVMIDTNGQQGISFIAHAVVLSEGPNTP, encoded by the coding sequence ATGTCGAACCGAATCAGTGATGAACAAGCAGACAAGTTTTCACGGCAGGTGAAACTGGTGGTGTTTTTGTTCGTGATCCTGCCCATCGTCTTGCTCGCCGTCTTCATGGAGTTTCGCTTTCGATCGATCGAACAAAACATTCCCTACCAAGCACCGAGCCTTCGCGACGAAGCTCGGATGGACATCGACGTCATGCCATGGCATCCCGTCGAAGGACAGCGACTTTATGTACCGGCCTATTCGCATGTTTATCACCAGAAAGGCGATCCGTACTTCCTAACGGTGACACTAAACATCCGCAACACCGACGTCGAAAATGAGATCGTCGTCTCGTCGGTTCGATATTTTGACACCGGGGGCAAAGAGGTGCGTTCGATGCTGAAAAAACCGCTTCGAATTGGCCCGCTGGCAGCAACGGAATTTGTGATCGAACGAGAAGACAAAGTCGGTGGCAGCGGCGCGAGTTTTATCGTTGAGTGGCAGGCGGGCACCGAAGTCAATCAGCCTCTCGTGGAAACTGTCATGATTGACACAAACGGCCAACAAGGCATTTCGTTCATCGCTCACGCGGTGGTGCTGAGCGAGGGACCGAATACGCCGTAA
- a CDS encoding AAA family ATPase codes for MTQDAAANGEMLSEADASRLHEARQRILEQLGKVIVGQEHVIDEILICLFSRGHVMLEGVPGLAKTLMISTLAKTLDLSFSRIQFTPDLMPADVTGTEIIEEDKSTGHREFRFMQGPLFANIVLADEINRTPPKTQAALLEAMQERQVTVGRNRHELPDPFFVLATQNPIEQEGTYPLPEAQQDRFMFKVFVEYPSFDEEFEVARRTTGTQTSVVEPVLAAEEILRLQQLVRQVPISDHVVRYALSLVRQTRVGSDGVPDFVDELVGWGAGPRAVQFLILGGKARALLEGRFHVQVEDIQALAKAVLRHRMVVNFAAESDGISSDDVIERIIAATPTTEDELSRDARFQKIFAS; via the coding sequence ATGACCCAAGATGCCGCCGCAAACGGAGAGATGCTCAGCGAAGCCGACGCCTCGCGATTGCATGAAGCCCGTCAACGGATTTTGGAACAACTTGGCAAGGTCATCGTCGGACAAGAACATGTGATCGATGAGATTCTGATCTGCCTGTTCAGCCGCGGTCATGTGATGCTCGAGGGGGTTCCAGGACTGGCCAAGACGCTGATGATTAGCACGCTGGCCAAAACGTTGGATCTGTCGTTTAGCCGAATTCAGTTCACGCCTGACTTGATGCCGGCTGACGTGACAGGCACCGAAATCATCGAAGAAGACAAGTCGACCGGTCACCGCGAATTTCGCTTCATGCAAGGACCGTTGTTCGCCAACATTGTCTTGGCTGACGAAATCAACCGTACTCCACCGAAGACTCAAGCGGCGCTGTTGGAAGCGATGCAGGAACGCCAAGTCACGGTGGGCCGAAACCGTCACGAATTGCCGGATCCGTTTTTTGTGCTGGCGACGCAAAACCCGATCGAGCAAGAAGGCACCTATCCGCTGCCCGAAGCTCAACAAGACCGGTTCATGTTCAAGGTCTTTGTCGAGTACCCCAGCTTTGACGAAGAGTTCGAGGTGGCTCGCCGAACCACGGGAACACAAACGAGTGTCGTTGAACCGGTGCTGGCCGCCGAAGAAATTTTGCGACTGCAACAACTCGTTCGCCAAGTTCCGATCAGCGATCACGTGGTTCGATACGCTCTGTCGCTGGTTCGTCAGACTCGTGTCGGTTCCGATGGAGTGCCGGATTTTGTCGACGAGTTGGTCGGCTGGGGCGCGGGGCCGCGGGCCGTTCAGTTCTTGATTTTGGGCGGCAAGGCACGCGCTTTGTTGGAAGGCCGCTTTCATGTCCAAGTCGAAGATATCCAGGCGCTCGCCAAGGCGGTGCTGCGTCACCGAATGGTGGTTAACTTTGCTGCCGAGAGTGATGGTATCTCGAGTGATGATGTGATCGAACGAATCATTGCAGCCACGCCAACGACCGAAGACGAGCTTTCACGCGATGCCCGATTCCAAAAGATATTTGCGTCCTGA
- a CDS encoding redoxin family protein, producing the protein MQNRRAVGLFLLLTLAAFTAETNAQGRRPAAPGKEPPHPPKVGQEAPDFELLNTEGKMISLKELTKKTPVVMLVLRGWPGKQCPLCSRQVGEFVSKQSEFDEVQVVMIYPGPAELLTEHAKEFQGSQTFPANYHFVLDPDYKFTNDWGLRWDAPYETAYPSTFVVNEDQKILFGKTVVSHGDRADVATVVAELP; encoded by the coding sequence ATGCAGAATCGACGCGCAGTTGGCTTATTTCTGTTGCTAACGCTTGCAGCCTTCACCGCCGAAACCAACGCTCAAGGACGCCGGCCTGCGGCACCCGGTAAAGAGCCGCCTCATCCACCGAAGGTTGGTCAAGAAGCACCGGATTTCGAGTTGCTCAATACCGAAGGAAAGATGATATCGCTAAAAGAACTGACGAAAAAAACTCCGGTCGTGATGCTCGTCTTGCGAGGTTGGCCGGGCAAGCAATGCCCATTATGCAGTCGGCAAGTCGGCGAATTCGTCAGCAAGCAGTCAGAGTTTGATGAAGTGCAAGTGGTCATGATCTACCCTGGGCCTGCTGAGCTGTTGACAGAACATGCGAAAGAATTTCAGGGTAGCCAGACGTTTCCAGCAAACTACCACTTCGTCCTCGATCCCGATTACAAGTTCACAAACGACTGGGGACTTCGCTGGGACGCTCCCTACGAAACCGCCTATCCGTCGACGTTTGTCGTAAACGAAGATCAAAAAATCCTCTTCGGCAAGACGGTTGTCTCGCACGGTGACCGAGCCGACGTAGCCACCGTGGTCGCAGAGCTACCGTAA
- a CDS encoding DUF1559 domain-containing protein produces MLVNRNSGTRLGFTLVELLVVIAIIGVLVGLLLPAVQAAREAARRMSCSNNFKQIGLAIHNYHSAFKKSPSTMLGTSRTDTLDATNNSSRLYTSGLVAVLPFIEQQALWEQIANPSQQVTPGQTMPAAVNNGTWPAMGPCAWVIQYPAWATEIPGYRCPSDPGTVAGINTAFTNYGFNFGDGVQFVNNGGKNDWGYTDDNNSNTDGNNQTWVATRAAAANRGFVWARYSLNFGAILDGLSNTIAMGEIVASGNKKEIIADIRSNIPGNGDSIVRTPGICLEVAASTGVAGINPERPNFYTGPTTTVPRATRWADGRANYSGMNTIFPPGKPSCADGGDNTQGIYSAASRHQGGCHVLMADGAVKFITESIEAGDPTRQTVERDSAAAYAVQGSESPFGLWGALGTRDGAETISEEL; encoded by the coding sequence ATCTTGGTAAACCGGAATTCTGGCACTCGCCTCGGCTTCACGTTGGTGGAGCTGTTGGTTGTCATCGCGATCATCGGCGTTCTCGTCGGCCTGCTGTTACCAGCAGTCCAAGCGGCACGAGAGGCAGCTCGGCGAATGTCGTGCAGCAACAATTTCAAGCAAATTGGCTTGGCGATTCACAACTACCACTCGGCTTTTAAGAAAAGCCCGTCGACGATGCTTGGCACAAGCCGTACCGACACGCTAGACGCCACAAACAATTCGTCGCGTCTTTACACGAGCGGGCTTGTTGCAGTCCTGCCGTTCATTGAACAACAAGCTTTGTGGGAGCAAATTGCGAACCCGTCTCAACAAGTGACTCCTGGCCAAACGATGCCGGCTGCCGTTAACAACGGAACTTGGCCAGCAATGGGCCCTTGTGCGTGGGTAATTCAGTATCCAGCTTGGGCGACCGAAATTCCAGGATACCGATGCCCCAGTGATCCCGGCACAGTTGCAGGGATCAACACTGCTTTCACTAATTACGGGTTCAACTTTGGCGATGGTGTTCAGTTCGTCAATAACGGTGGTAAGAACGACTGGGGATACACCGACGACAACAACAGCAACACTGACGGCAACAACCAGACTTGGGTGGCGACCCGTGCGGCTGCTGCAAACCGTGGTTTTGTCTGGGCGCGTTACTCGTTGAATTTTGGTGCTATTCTCGACGGACTGTCGAACACGATTGCGATGGGCGAAATTGTTGCTTCGGGCAATAAGAAGGAAATCATCGCTGACATTCGTTCAAACATTCCGGGCAACGGCGACAGCATCGTGCGAACTCCAGGCATTTGCTTGGAAGTCGCGGCAAGCACTGGCGTTGCGGGCATCAATCCAGAACGTCCAAATTTCTACACGGGTCCGACAACGACAGTCCCGCGTGCCACACGATGGGCCGACGGACGTGCCAATTACAGCGGTATGAATACGATTTTCCCACCCGGAAAACCTAGCTGTGCTGACGGTGGTGATAATACGCAAGGTATTTATTCGGCGGCAAGCCGCCACCAGGGCGGATGCCACGTTTTGATGGCAGACGGTGCAGTGAAGTTCATCACCGAAAGCATCGAAGCAGGCGACCCGACTCGGCAAACCGTCGAACGCGATTCGGCAGCGGCTTACGCGGTTCAGGGCTCGGAAAGCCCATTTGGACTCTGGGGTGCGCTCGGAACTCGCGATGGAGCCGAAACGATCTCTGAAGAACTATAA
- a CDS encoding DUF58 domain-containing protein: MRPEVTGRIRRLELTARRVVEGFLSGMHRSPYFGQSIEFLQHRNYTAGDEIRHIDWKVYARQDKLHIKQYEEETNLRLTLMVDRSASMAYGNGETNKFDYSASIAASLAYLALRQKDAVGLVTFDTEVRANIQPKSNQQQLTRILTMLDAVGADGRTDLPKVAKQIAQGIPQRGVVVVVSDLLGVDNLREGLQVLRRRGHDVVLFHVLHDDEMDFEFNGSTRFEGLEGEDFLNCNPRALREGYLEALNQFLDQTKKACGRLSIDYVQVRTSDPLDAVLAKFLAARNSLPKLKR, encoded by the coding sequence TTGCGTCCTGAGGTTACCGGTCGCATTCGTCGATTGGAATTGACGGCCCGCCGAGTGGTCGAAGGTTTCTTGTCGGGGATGCACCGCAGCCCTTATTTCGGTCAGTCGATCGAGTTTCTTCAGCACCGCAATTACACCGCTGGTGATGAGATTCGTCACATCGATTGGAAGGTGTACGCGCGGCAAGACAAACTTCACATCAAACAATACGAAGAAGAAACTAATCTTCGTTTGACGTTGATGGTCGACCGCAGCGCTTCGATGGCGTACGGCAACGGTGAAACGAACAAGTTTGATTATTCTGCTTCGATTGCTGCTTCGCTTGCCTACCTTGCTCTTCGTCAAAAAGACGCCGTCGGATTGGTCACGTTCGATACCGAAGTGCGTGCCAACATCCAGCCCAAAAGCAACCAACAGCAACTCACACGCATCCTAACGATGCTAGACGCGGTCGGCGCCGACGGTCGCACGGACCTGCCCAAGGTCGCCAAGCAAATTGCACAGGGCATCCCCCAACGGGGCGTCGTTGTCGTCGTTTCGGACCTGTTGGGCGTCGATAATCTGCGCGAAGGTTTGCAGGTGCTGCGTCGCCGCGGTCACGACGTGGTGCTGTTCCATGTGCTGCACGACGACGAAATGGATTTCGAGTTCAACGGGTCGACTCGCTTCGAAGGACTCGAGGGTGAAGATTTTCTCAACTGTAATCCTCGCGCGCTTCGCGAAGGCTACTTGGAAGCTCTCAATCAGTTTCTCGACCAAACCAAAAAGGCATGTGGTCGATTGTCGATCGATTATGTCCAAGTGCGAACCAGCGATCCGCTCGACGCGGTTTTGGCGAAGTTCTTGGCGGCGCGGAATTCGTTGCCAAAACTGAAACGCTAA
- a CDS encoding RNA polymerase sigma factor, which yields MSNTPPDAFETTQWSIVVAAGDAAAVKHDDALAELCLRYWKPLYGFIRRRGKSVDKAEDLIQAFFVHLLDGPALQIADRTRGRFRTFLLTSLTNFLHNELDRDSAIKRGGSVRLLSLDIRNAEGELINQPMDAVSAEDEFQRQWAITIMDEALSRTGMFYAARGKKALFEALSPCLSAAGAEQSYAETASDLGMTESAVKVAVHRMRKEYRRQLREAVASTVELTGDVHDELETLLSALRPSRER from the coding sequence GTGAGCAATACACCGCCAGACGCGTTTGAGACGACACAGTGGAGCATCGTGGTGGCGGCTGGGGATGCGGCTGCGGTGAAGCATGATGATGCATTGGCTGAGCTTTGCCTGCGGTATTGGAAACCGCTGTACGGTTTCATTCGTCGTCGTGGCAAGTCGGTTGATAAAGCCGAAGATTTAATCCAGGCGTTCTTTGTTCATTTGCTTGACGGGCCAGCACTGCAAATTGCCGATCGCACGCGGGGACGTTTTCGAACTTTTCTTCTAACGTCGCTAACCAATTTTTTGCACAACGAACTTGATCGTGATTCGGCGATCAAGCGTGGCGGATCGGTGCGATTGCTGAGTCTGGACATCCGCAATGCCGAAGGGGAATTGATCAACCAGCCCATGGACGCTGTTTCGGCCGAGGACGAGTTCCAGCGACAGTGGGCGATCACAATCATGGACGAAGCACTTAGCCGAACCGGAATGTTCTATGCGGCTCGCGGGAAAAAGGCGTTGTTCGAGGCTCTGTCGCCTTGTCTATCCGCCGCCGGTGCCGAGCAATCTTATGCCGAGACCGCGAGCGATCTTGGCATGACCGAGTCGGCGGTGAAGGTCGCCGTGCACCGCATGCGCAAAGAGTACCGACGGCAACTTCGCGAAGCGGTAGCGTCGACCGTCGAATTGACGGGTGACGTGCACGACGAACTGGAAACGCTGTTGTCGGCACTCAGGCCGTCTCGAGAACGATAG
- a CDS encoding serine/threonine protein kinase yields MTTEKSDPSNCPECGERLALIQQRAFCPVCAMRDALRTDVSGASGASVSRQSFDLTHSMEIPLGGSVPDSHDEFRELMAGEKFGEYQIVRRLGRGGMGIVYEADHLPTSRRVALKVMTHSWDDRTARARFLREGRLAASINHPNSVYVYGTEEIDGRPTISMELVRGRTLGDCVKSDGPLTSQQAVDAVLQIIDGLDAANEAGVLHRDVKPSNCFVDENGQVKIGDFGLSITTAGRMESDPHHPAMTEVTREGMFLGTPAYASPEQLRGEPLDHRSDIYAVGVTLYYLLSGKVPFAADNMVQLLARVLDNAAPPLKTIAPNVPAELDAIVDRCLRKAAGARFASYAELRLALLPLSSQAPITAALGSRFLAGVIDFALISFALLPLSAFSMFSNGQPPLAGDPFPSASTLLMSTFAIVLQWLYFGCGEWRFGKTVGKHLLGLRVTSMQSKPKLSVALSRSAFFLLVPLIPVLIANSIGYWQTMKVGLSFPQALTLALLGWSRFLLLAAMFGTARRRNGNASVYDLLTGTRVIVKPVATWVRSAPVNTTDSFDTRDAETIGPYHVLNSIGETDSGELLLGYDARLLRRVWIHRTDFSGDRSAVLFSRESAKNGHGNTWLRWLGGSPVVSEKRSDKPNHDWDCYEALSGGPISDIASSSLDWQVAKRVLSNLAAELLAIGDRKGTTDYVSLEHCWVTDEGQLKLLPFAVALDGTPSKSDDEKSGQPMHLLRQVSEIFEEQFALVGASGQSMSLSEREDLSQLKAAESVADAVRIADELACRGSVRVQPRVMGMIAASLVLPFFSIFSLLATTVLYDRQEASMPEVRELADAMELRNFTARGGGLSQLERRNVIEKYIRVEFDDLYQDQHRMSSLFAQTHLMRDRPSLERIFATKRPSDEEATEAIRLFKEIEAKQSVPPRIVNSPINYGSAIFWGAYTWLQFVWFPSLFTGLLFRGGSLLRLFGLTLVNRRGQRASGLRVLIRMGFSGLFPLAAIIAYGLLSSMYDNKLAPVSKQEIVAAFLVLVSCAAVVIYRSRERLFSDRCAGTYLVAR; encoded by the coding sequence ATGACGACCGAAAAGTCTGATCCAAGTAATTGCCCAGAGTGCGGCGAGCGTTTGGCGTTGATTCAGCAGCGTGCGTTCTGTCCCGTTTGTGCCATGCGGGATGCACTTCGAACCGACGTTTCTGGCGCGAGTGGTGCCAGTGTCAGTAGGCAATCGTTTGACTTGACTCATTCGATGGAGATCCCGCTGGGTGGATCGGTGCCAGACTCTCATGATGAGTTTCGTGAATTGATGGCCGGCGAAAAGTTTGGCGAGTACCAAATTGTTCGGCGACTGGGACGAGGCGGCATGGGCATTGTCTACGAAGCGGATCATTTGCCGACATCGCGACGTGTGGCGTTGAAAGTAATGACGCATTCGTGGGACGACCGTACCGCACGGGCTAGGTTTCTGCGCGAAGGCCGACTGGCGGCTTCGATCAATCACCCCAACAGCGTTTACGTTTACGGTACCGAGGAAATCGATGGACGACCGACGATCAGTATGGAGCTGGTTCGTGGTCGAACGCTGGGTGACTGCGTCAAAAGCGACGGGCCGCTAACGTCGCAGCAAGCCGTTGATGCTGTGCTGCAAATCATCGACGGATTGGACGCCGCCAACGAAGCCGGCGTTTTGCACCGTGACGTCAAACCTAGCAATTGTTTTGTCGATGAAAATGGGCAAGTCAAGATTGGTGACTTCGGGCTGTCCATCACAACCGCTGGCCGAATGGAAAGCGATCCGCACCATCCTGCGATGACCGAAGTGACTCGCGAAGGCATGTTCCTGGGGACTCCCGCGTATGCCTCGCCAGAACAATTGCGTGGCGAGCCGCTGGACCATCGCAGCGACATCTACGCGGTAGGTGTCACGCTTTACTATCTGCTTAGTGGCAAGGTTCCGTTTGCTGCTGACAACATGGTCCAGCTTCTCGCTCGCGTTCTAGACAACGCTGCGCCGCCGCTAAAGACGATCGCGCCGAATGTGCCCGCCGAGTTGGACGCGATTGTCGATCGTTGCTTGCGAAAAGCTGCCGGCGCGCGTTTTGCCAGTTACGCCGAACTGCGGCTGGCATTGTTACCACTTAGTTCGCAGGCTCCGATCACCGCGGCCTTGGGCAGTCGTTTCCTAGCGGGCGTGATCGACTTTGCATTGATTAGCTTTGCGTTGTTGCCACTTTCTGCTTTCTCAATGTTTTCGAATGGTCAGCCTCCATTGGCCGGCGATCCGTTTCCGAGTGCATCGACGTTGCTGATGTCGACGTTTGCGATCGTTTTGCAGTGGCTGTACTTTGGATGTGGTGAGTGGCGTTTTGGAAAGACGGTCGGCAAACATTTGCTAGGGCTGCGTGTGACGAGCATGCAGTCGAAACCCAAACTCTCAGTGGCGCTGTCCCGTTCCGCTTTCTTTTTATTGGTCCCGCTGATACCGGTGCTGATTGCGAACTCGATTGGTTATTGGCAGACCATGAAAGTTGGCCTGTCGTTTCCGCAGGCATTGACGTTGGCTCTGCTGGGATGGTCGCGGTTTCTGCTTCTCGCTGCGATGTTCGGAACCGCACGCAGGCGGAACGGAAACGCATCGGTGTACGATTTGTTGACGGGAACTCGCGTGATTGTCAAACCAGTCGCAACGTGGGTGCGCTCGGCTCCGGTGAATACAACGGACTCGTTTGACACTCGCGATGCCGAAACCATTGGGCCGTACCACGTATTGAACTCGATCGGGGAAACCGATTCCGGCGAATTGCTGCTAGGCTACGATGCTCGGTTGCTACGCCGAGTCTGGATTCATCGAACGGATTTCTCGGGTGACCGTTCCGCCGTTTTGTTCTCTCGCGAGTCTGCGAAAAATGGACACGGAAATACGTGGCTACGTTGGCTCGGCGGCAGTCCTGTAGTGTCTGAGAAGAGATCGGATAAACCCAATCACGACTGGGACTGCTACGAAGCACTCAGCGGTGGTCCGATCAGCGACATCGCATCGTCCTCGCTTGATTGGCAAGTGGCTAAACGCGTGCTGTCGAATTTGGCCGCCGAGTTGTTGGCGATCGGAGATCGAAAGGGCACCACGGACTACGTCTCGCTCGAGCATTGTTGGGTGACGGATGAAGGGCAACTGAAGTTGCTTCCCTTTGCCGTCGCTTTGGATGGGACGCCGTCGAAGTCGGATGATGAAAAATCTGGCCAACCCATGCACCTGCTGCGTCAGGTTTCGGAAATCTTCGAAGAACAATTTGCGTTGGTAGGTGCGTCGGGCCAAAGCATGTCGCTGAGTGAAAGAGAAGATCTAAGCCAATTGAAGGCTGCCGAGAGTGTCGCAGATGCGGTTCGCATTGCGGACGAATTGGCTTGCCGTGGATCCGTTCGCGTGCAACCCCGAGTCATGGGGATGATCGCCGCTTCTCTTGTCTTACCGTTCTTTAGCATTTTCTCATTGCTCGCGACGACCGTTCTGTATGATCGACAAGAAGCGTCGATGCCGGAGGTGCGTGAGCTTGCGGACGCCATGGAACTGCGAAACTTTACCGCTCGCGGCGGTGGTCTTAGCCAACTGGAACGTCGCAACGTAATCGAAAAGTACATTCGCGTGGAGTTTGATGATCTATACCAAGATCAACATCGCATGAGTTCGCTTTTTGCACAGACCCACTTGATGCGGGATCGCCCCAGCTTAGAACGTATCTTCGCCACCAAACGTCCCTCGGACGAAGAAGCGACTGAGGCAATTCGGTTGTTCAAGGAGATCGAGGCGAAGCAATCAGTGCCACCAAGAATCGTGAATTCTCCGATCAATTACGGTTCGGCTATTTTTTGGGGCGCGTATACTTGGTTGCAGTTTGTCTGGTTTCCGAGTCTGTTCACGGGCCTGTTGTTTCGCGGCGGATCGCTGCTGCGTCTGTTCGGATTGACGCTGGTGAATCGTCGCGGCCAGCGAGCATCCGGGTTGCGAGTGCTGATACGGATGGGCTTCAGCGGACTGTTCCCGTTGGCAGCGATTATTGCATACGGTTTATTGTCGTCAATGTATGACAACAAACTGGCCCCCGTATCAAAGCAGGAAATTGTCGCCGCGTTTCTAGTGCTGGTCTCATGCGCCGCCGTTGTCATCTACCGCAGCCGCGAAAGACTATTCAGCGACCGCTGCGCCGGCACTTACTTGGTTGCTAGGTAG
- a CDS encoding SHOCT domain-containing protein: MSKLSPAGNQLVQELAQRYGLSTDAVTHMLIAVSNGNGTMAQFGHPEFGGSGQWMSGGMTMVSDLFNNHLKNLVNNLCTEISNSLANHQLIAPSGSFQSQSQSGGHQQNQSSGQLGSQNSLFVPDPEATWWPAELGSPNATGSQNNVKYAYFANRCRLAVKTGGNTWVYDTLNHQIGGFSQQQGVGGSITFSSQFGVVNLSSLPVVWRGMLPYQESIPQPEPPQPINQPPSNQQPGNQQPAASPATGDSASGASVLETLERLGGLMEKGFLSKEEFEAKKADLLSRL, from the coding sequence TTGTCCAAACTCTCCCCCGCTGGCAACCAGCTCGTTCAAGAACTGGCCCAGCGATACGGTTTGTCGACAGACGCCGTGACCCACATGTTGATCGCTGTTAGTAACGGCAACGGCACAATGGCCCAGTTTGGTCACCCGGAATTTGGCGGATCTGGCCAATGGATGAGTGGCGGAATGACGATGGTTAGCGACCTGTTCAACAATCATTTGAAAAACTTGGTCAATAACCTTTGCACCGAGATTTCGAACTCGCTGGCCAACCATCAACTGATCGCTCCGAGCGGTTCGTTTCAGTCGCAAAGTCAAAGTGGCGGTCACCAGCAGAATCAATCCAGCGGTCAATTAGGATCGCAAAACAGTTTGTTTGTGCCCGATCCCGAAGCGACTTGGTGGCCAGCCGAGCTAGGATCGCCCAATGCGACCGGATCGCAGAACAACGTCAAATACGCCTATTTCGCGAATCGCTGTCGATTGGCGGTCAAGACTGGCGGCAACACGTGGGTCTACGACACGTTGAATCACCAGATCGGTGGTTTCTCGCAGCAGCAAGGCGTCGGCGGTTCGATCACGTTCTCCAGTCAGTTCGGTGTCGTTAATCTGTCGTCGTTGCCAGTGGTTTGGCGTGGCATGTTGCCGTATCAAGAATCGATACCTCAGCCTGAGCCCCCGCAGCCGATAAATCAGCCACCGAGTAATCAACAGCCGGGAAATCAGCAGCCGGCGGCGAGTCCGGCAACCGGCGATTCGGCGAGCGGCGCAAGCGTTCTGGAAACGCTCGAGCGGCTCGGTGGTTTGATGGAAAAGGGCTTTCTTTCGAAGGAAGAGTTCGAGGCCAAGAAGGCTGATTTGCTAAGCCGACTGTAA